In a genomic window of Carnobacterium mobile DSM 4848:
- a CDS encoding replication initiation protein, whose product MKKGEIALGKESVIYNNQMNLVALKGFNSVEIDLFYTLCSQVKSKGAQDITISFEKLKDLSDYRSADKARFINDLRKTNRKLLSLSFTLENENKIVDFVLFPTFEIDLDQEVLTVAVNSRFEFLFNEIVGGFTILELSQLTQLESRYSKALYRLLKQWRSVGFKQYELNELRDLLDVPVSYRLDQFTVRVLDAATKELKKNNFFHDLKYEKVKKGQGNRVVAIKFYFKKEALKGTFDNSGNFIPFDLDKQIPKKKGKQTVRKERLPDWAKEGQKNKPDKQLSEKEQAEFRERLAQIRNM is encoded by the coding sequence TGCTTTGGGTAAAGAGAGTGTAATTTACAATAACCAAATGAACTTAGTTGCTTTGAAGGGATTTAATTCCGTTGAAATAGACCTTTTTTATACTTTATGTAGCCAAGTAAAATCGAAGGGTGCACAAGACATTACGATATCATTTGAAAAGCTTAAGGACTTAAGTGATTACAGATCTGCTGATAAAGCGAGGTTCATTAATGATTTAAGAAAAACGAATAGAAAGCTTTTATCACTTAGTTTCACATTAGAAAATGAAAATAAGATAGTTGACTTTGTTTTGTTTCCCACATTTGAAATTGATTTAGACCAAGAAGTTTTAACTGTTGCAGTAAATTCACGATTTGAATTCCTCTTTAATGAAATTGTAGGCGGTTTTACTATTTTAGAATTAAGTCAGCTAACACAGCTTGAAAGTCGATACTCAAAAGCATTATATAGACTTTTAAAACAATGGCGTAGCGTAGGTTTTAAACAATATGAATTAAATGAATTAAGAGATTTACTTGATGTCCCAGTATCCTATCGATTAGATCAGTTCACTGTCCGTGTCTTAGATGCAGCAACAAAAGAATTAAAAAAGAATAACTTTTTCCATGACTTGAAGTACGAAAAAGTAAAAAAAGGTCAAGGTAACAGAGTTGTAGCAATTAAATTTTATTTCAAAAAGGAAGCTCTTAAAGGAACTTTTGATAATAGCGGGAACTTTATTCCCTTCGATTTAGATAAACAAATTCCGAAAAAGAAAGGAAAACAAACAGTTCGTAAAGAAAGACTCCCAGATTGGGCAAAAGAAGGACAAAAAAACAAACCTGATAAGCAACTTTCAGAAAAAGAACAAGCAGAATTTCGAGAGCGTTTAGCACAAATCAGAAATATGTAA